A window from Candidatus Thermoplasmatota archaeon encodes these proteins:
- the ribH gene encoding 6,7-dimethyl-8-ribityllumazine synthase yields the protein MGRSDALAAPGSPSAPRVDGRRIGFVVADFHAEIADAMLHVAKARAAQLGAVPGPELRVGGSYDLPLAAARLLRRPDVDAVVAIGAIVQGETAHDEVIAHAAATALQTVALSLDKPVGLAVTGPRMTMDQAKARIDAGARAVDAVARLLQPDARLDRKPG from the coding sequence TTGGGCCGCTCTGACGCGCTTGCGGCGCCCGGCTCACCTTCGGCGCCCCGCGTCGACGGGCGCCGGATCGGCTTTGTCGTGGCGGATTTCCACGCCGAAATCGCCGACGCCATGCTCCACGTCGCCAAAGCGCGAGCGGCGCAGCTCGGGGCCGTCCCGGGACCGGAGCTTCGCGTCGGCGGAAGCTACGACCTTCCGCTCGCCGCGGCCCGGCTCCTGCGCCGGCCCGACGTGGACGCCGTCGTGGCCATCGGGGCCATCGTCCAAGGCGAAACGGCCCACGACGAGGTCATCGCGCACGCGGCCGCGACCGCGCTGCAGACGGTCGCGCTTTCGCTCGACAAGCCCGTGGGGCTTGCGGTCACCGGCCCGAGGATGACGATGGACCAGGCCAAGGCGCGCATCGATGCGGGGGCGCGCGCGGTGGACGCCGTCGCGCGGCTTCTACAACCCGACGCGCGGCTGGACCGGAAACCAGGGTAG
- a CDS encoding adenylyltransferase/cytidyltransferase family protein, which yields MAEARKRRVMAVGVFDLVHLGHVHYLQEARAMGDELVVVVATDEMVRKRKHVPIFPQEMRVEMVAALKPVDLAIVGDPRDQLASVERLRPDVIALGYDDYHKVEELRKALASRGLHPEIRRVTKFDHDLDGTRKIIRRIFDSGLFTPSTEKALEKPFDPGAPPAGGVRP from the coding sequence ATGGCGGAAGCCCGCAAGCGGCGCGTGATGGCCGTGGGCGTCTTCGACCTTGTTCACCTGGGGCACGTCCACTACCTGCAGGAGGCTCGCGCGATGGGCGACGAGCTCGTGGTGGTCGTAGCCACCGACGAGATGGTGCGCAAACGCAAGCACGTGCCGATCTTTCCGCAGGAGATGCGCGTCGAGATGGTCGCCGCGCTCAAGCCCGTGGACCTTGCCATCGTGGGCGACCCGCGCGACCAGTTGGCAAGCGTGGAGCGCCTGCGTCCCGACGTCATCGCGCTCGGGTACGACGACTACCACAAGGTGGAAGAGCTGCGAAAGGCGCTCGCCTCGCGCGGCCTGCATCCGGAAATCCGTCGCGTGACGAAGTTCGACCACGACCTCGACGGCACGCGCAAGATCATCCGTCGCATCTTCGACTCGGGGCTCTTCACGCCGTCCACGGAAAAGGCCCTCGAAAAGCCCTTCGACCCGGGCGCTCCGCCGGCCGGAGGTGTCCGGCCGTGA
- the ribC gene encoding riboflavin synthase, translating into MADPPRRAVRVGRVGVADTTFARVDMAGAAIDALSKSGYPVVVERYTVPGMKDLALACQILLQKRDCDLALALGWVGGHDIDETCAHEANLALQWAELACGKHILKVFVHERETGDPSELARIALDRAREHALNAAWLLFDPERLTKLAGTGQRQGGPDVGPL; encoded by the coding sequence GTGGCCGATCCGCCGCGTCGCGCCGTCCGCGTCGGCCGCGTGGGCGTCGCGGACACGACCTTCGCGCGCGTGGACATGGCCGGCGCCGCCATCGACGCGCTCTCCAAGAGCGGGTATCCCGTCGTCGTCGAGCGTTACACGGTCCCGGGAATGAAGGACCTTGCCCTCGCTTGCCAGATCCTTCTCCAAAAGCGGGACTGCGACCTCGCCCTGGCGCTCGGGTGGGTGGGCGGCCACGACATCGACGAGACCTGCGCCCACGAGGCAAACCTCGCGCTCCAATGGGCCGAGCTTGCCTGCGGCAAGCACATCCTCAAGGTCTTCGTGCACGAGCGCGAGACGGGCGATCCCTCGGAGCTTGCCAGGATCGCCCTCGACCGCGCGCGCGAGCACGCCTTGAACGCGGCTTGGCTCCTCTTCGACCCCGAGCGGCTCACGAAGCTCGCCGGCACGGGGCAGCGCCAAGGAGGTCCAGACGTTGGGCCGCTCTGA
- a CDS encoding 3,4-dihydroxy-2-butanone-4-phosphate synthase, which produces MALSLRRGPWAAVSVAGRLLAQGKPILLYDDDKREREVDLFFDARLATPATLRALRQDAGGLVFLAVPHEIAAAFGLPFLHDLLQEAAPRHPLLARLSAGGPPYDARSSFSLTLNHRETYTGITDADRARTVSRFAVLARLAEGLPDPAHALASEFRSPGHVHVCVAARGLLAERRGHTELAVALAMAAGVGPVLVGAEMLSEDGGARTVADAAEWARRNGTVLLRGREVEAALAPP; this is translated from the coding sequence CGCCGCGGCCCCTGGGCGGCGGTGTCGGTCGCCGGACGCCTCCTTGCGCAAGGAAAGCCCATCCTCCTGTACGACGACGACAAGCGCGAGCGCGAGGTCGACCTGTTCTTCGACGCGCGCTTGGCCACGCCCGCCACCCTCCGCGCGCTGCGGCAGGACGCAGGCGGTCTCGTCTTCCTCGCGGTTCCGCACGAGATCGCGGCCGCCTTTGGCCTCCCGTTCCTCCACGACCTCCTGCAGGAAGCCGCGCCCCGCCACCCGCTCCTGGCGAGGCTTTCGGCCGGAGGTCCTCCCTACGACGCGCGGTCGAGCTTCAGCCTCACGCTCAACCACCGCGAGACTTACACCGGCATCACGGACGCCGACCGCGCACGCACGGTCTCGCGCTTCGCCGTGCTTGCGCGCCTCGCCGAGGGCCTGCCCGATCCCGCGCACGCGCTTGCGTCGGAGTTCCGTTCGCCCGGCCACGTGCACGTCTGCGTCGCCGCCCGCGGGCTGCTCGCCGAGCGCCGAGGGCACACCGAGCTCGCCGTCGCGCTTGCGATGGCCGCGGGCGTCGGGCCGGTGCTCGTGGGCGCCGAGATGCTCTCGGAGGACGGAGGCGCGCGCACGGTCGCGGACGCGGCGGAATGGGCGCGGCGGAACGGGACGGTCCTCCTTCGCGGACGCGAGGTCGAGGCGGCGCTTGCGCCGCCGTAG